The following is a genomic window from Deltaproteobacteria bacterium.
TTGGCTTGAAGTCTATTCCATAGACTTGTTTATATACCGTGCCTTTTGTGTCAACTATCGTAAATAAATTAATGTGCTGATAACCGCTGCCTGTTTTTGTGTATGAAAGCCCTACATCCTTTACAAGATTTGCAATGGTTTCTTTATCTGCTGTTGCAAAGAGCCAGTTTTTAAAATCATTCGTAAAATTACCCCCAAACTTTCTGACACTTTCGGATGTATCTTCAGGGTCAAAACTTACTGTAACAATCCTGAACTTTTTTCCGAAGTCTCTGCCTGCCTCTTTGACAGCCGCTTGAAGGTGCTGGGTTATCATAGGACACGCGTAATCGCAGGTTGTATACACAAAACTTACGATAAGCGGTTTATCCAGAAGGCTGTTTAGATGAAATCTTTCTCCATCCTGATTAGTTAAGGTGTAATCGCCAACCTTTTTCCCTACCGCCTCTTCTGCCTTGCCTAAGGTATTCTGGTTAGACAACTCAGAAAAAGATG
Proteins encoded in this region:
- a CDS encoding SCO family protein; this translates as MINKLKKQHLSIIFTFVIWFISCGTAFSVSTTSFSELSNQNTLGKAEEAVGKKVGDYTLTNQDGERFHLNSLLDKPLIVSFVYTTCDYACPMITQHLQAAVKEAGRDFGKKFRIVTVSFDPEDTSESVRKFGGNFTNDFKNWLFATADKETIANLVKDVGLSYTKTGSGYQHINLFTIVDTKGTVYKQVYGIDFKPKAVLKTIDMAVEQKRLWVHFANIFDTIKSVCYTYDANTGRYVPNFAMLIPIILGVTTLSAIVFLFVYMLRGNRYREESRITPRDISSKKIF